One Methylobacterium sp. 77 DNA window includes the following coding sequences:
- a CDS encoding PLP-dependent aminotransferase family protein: protein MISLDPASTAPLVAQLVEAFSERIRSGSVAPGARLPSVRKLAVQCGVSTLTVSNAYNRLVADGLLEARRASGYFVSARLLERKTAAPRRKPVQISVDSGWLLQRVYEEDTFAIKAGCGWLPDSHLFADGIKQALSALARRPDRLVSRYGHPLGYAPLRRAIQLLLAQRNIDCDPDQILLTHGASQALDLTMRTFLQPGDVAFVDDPGYCNLYPSLHAMGVTIIGVERTLQGPSIAALQALAERHKPKLFFTNTSFHNPTGTSCSPATAHQILRIAETHDFQIVEDDIYASFVEETAPSIASLDQLRRVIHISSFSKTISPSLRVGYLACSPENAQRLLHMKMAASLTSSEISESIVHSILTEGQYRLHIARLREKLAAEQKTVADALLSVGLSIFHRPANGLFLWAGFGGDLDTAGLAQRAAAKGIMLAPGHLFRAHHEPTPWLRFNVAHANAAPLFRFLDAERSSGRRGIDPPRG from the coding sequence ATGATCAGTCTCGATCCCGCCAGCACCGCTCCCCTCGTCGCCCAGTTGGTCGAGGCCTTCTCCGAGCGCATCCGCAGCGGGAGCGTGGCGCCGGGCGCCCGCCTGCCCTCGGTGCGCAAACTCGCGGTCCAGTGCGGCGTGAGCACGCTGACCGTCTCGAACGCCTATAACCGGCTGGTGGCGGACGGCCTGCTCGAAGCCCGGCGCGCGAGCGGCTACTTCGTCTCGGCCCGGCTTCTGGAGCGTAAAACCGCCGCCCCCCGGCGGAAACCCGTGCAGATCTCGGTCGATTCCGGCTGGCTGCTCCAGCGGGTCTACGAGGAGGATACGTTCGCCATCAAGGCCGGCTGCGGCTGGCTTCCCGACAGCCACCTCTTCGCCGACGGCATCAAGCAGGCTCTGTCGGCCCTGGCGCGCCGGCCCGACCGGCTGGTCTCGCGCTACGGGCACCCGCTCGGCTACGCACCCTTGCGCCGCGCGATCCAACTGCTCCTGGCGCAGCGCAACATCGATTGCGACCCGGACCAGATCCTGCTCACGCACGGGGCCAGCCAGGCCCTCGACCTGACCATGCGGACCTTCCTGCAGCCGGGCGACGTCGCCTTCGTGGACGATCCCGGCTATTGCAACCTCTACCCCTCACTCCATGCCATGGGTGTGACGATCATCGGCGTCGAGCGCACCCTCCAGGGGCCATCGATCGCAGCACTCCAGGCGCTCGCGGAGCGGCACAAGCCGAAGCTGTTCTTCACCAATACCAGCTTCCACAACCCGACCGGCACATCCTGCTCGCCGGCCACCGCCCACCAGATCCTCCGCATCGCCGAGACCCACGACTTCCAGATCGTCGAGGACGACATCTATGCGAGCTTCGTCGAGGAGACGGCGCCGAGCATCGCCAGTCTCGACCAGCTTCGGCGCGTCATCCATATCAGCAGCTTCTCGAAGACGATCTCGCCGTCGCTACGGGTCGGCTATCTCGCCTGCAGTCCCGAGAACGCGCAGCGCCTCCTCCACATGAAGATGGCGGCGAGCCTGACGAGCTCGGAGATTTCCGAGAGCATCGTCCACTCGATCCTCACCGAAGGCCAGTACCGGCTGCACATCGCGCGGCTCCGCGAAAAACTCGCCGCCGAGCAGAAGACCGTCGCCGACGCCCTGCTTTCGGTGGGCCTGTCGATCTTCCACCGCCCCGCCAACGGGCTGTTCCTCTGGGCCGGATTCGGCGGCGATCTCGACACGGCCGGGCTCGCCCAGCGTGCCGCGGCCAAGGGCATCATGCTCGCCCCCGGCCATCTGTTCCGCGCCCATCACGAGCCCACACCCTGGCTTCGCTTCAACGTGGCGCATGCCAATGCGGCGCCGCTGTTCCGCTTCCTCGACGCGGAGCGTTCGTCGGGACGACGAGGAATTGATCCACCCCGAGGGTGA
- a CDS encoding tautomerase family protein has translation MPLMRFDILEGRTDAELKTLLDAAHEAMLEAFNVPPGDRYQIVTEHKPSRMIVEDTGLDIPRTKDVVVVQMITRPRGKEKKQLFYRLLTEKLEAACGIAPADVMVSTVENTDEDWSFGHGRAQFLTGEL, from the coding sequence ATGCCCCTCATGCGCTTCGATATTCTGGAAGGCCGCACGGATGCCGAACTGAAGACGCTGCTCGATGCCGCGCACGAGGCGATGCTGGAGGCGTTCAACGTTCCGCCGGGCGACCGCTACCAGATCGTCACCGAGCACAAGCCCTCGCGGATGATCGTCGAGGATACCGGGCTCGACATCCCGCGCACCAAGGACGTGGTGGTGGTCCAGATGATCACCCGGCCGCGCGGCAAGGAGAAGAAGCAGCTGTTCTACCGGCTGCTGACCGAGAAGCTCGAAGCCGCCTGCGGTATCGCTCCGGCCGATGTCATGGTCTCGACCGTGGAGAATACCGACGAGGATTGGTCCTTCGGTCACGGCCGGGCGCAGTTCCTCACCGGTGAGCTTTAG
- a CDS encoding D-amino acid dehydrogenase, translating into MHVLILGGGVVGVTAAYYLAKAGHRVTVVERQAGVGLETSFANAGQVSPGYSAPWAAPGIPLKAMKWLMMRHRPLVVWPSFEPRFYGWLARMLANCTEEAYQRNKGRMVRLAEYSRDVLRDLRAETGIAYDHREQGTLQLFRTAKQLDHVGDDTRVLDTYGVPYAVLDPAGCIAAEPALARVAGTFVGGLRLPGDETGDAHLFTQRLAALCEGLGVVFRYGTAITGLRGEGDRIVGVATAAGEILTADAYVASMGSYTPALLRPFGIDLPIYPVKGYSLTLPVTDAEAAPVSTVMDETYKVAITRLGDRIRVGGTAELAGFSAILRGPRRETLVRSVSDLFPAGGDVAQAKFWTGLRPMTPDGTPIVGATRLSNLYTNTGHGTLGWTMACGSGRVLADLISDRTPDIATPDLAVSRYAGGV; encoded by the coding sequence ATGCATGTCCTCATCCTCGGCGGCGGTGTCGTCGGCGTCACCGCGGCCTATTATCTGGCCAAGGCCGGCCACCGCGTCACCGTGGTGGAACGGCAGGCCGGAGTCGGGCTCGAGACCAGCTTCGCCAATGCGGGTCAGGTCTCGCCGGGATATTCGGCGCCCTGGGCGGCCCCCGGCATTCCGTTGAAGGCGATGAAGTGGCTGATGATGCGCCACCGGCCTCTCGTCGTCTGGCCGAGCTTCGAGCCGCGCTTCTATGGCTGGCTCGCCCGCATGCTGGCGAATTGCACGGAGGAGGCCTACCAGCGCAACAAGGGCCGGATGGTGCGCCTCGCCGAATACAGCCGCGATGTGCTGCGCGACCTGCGCGCCGAGACCGGCATCGCCTACGATCACCGCGAGCAGGGCACGCTTCAGCTGTTCCGGACCGCCAAGCAACTCGACCATGTCGGCGACGACACCCGCGTCCTCGATACTTACGGCGTGCCCTATGCGGTGCTCGACCCGGCCGGCTGCATCGCCGCCGAACCGGCCTTGGCGCGGGTGGCCGGAACCTTCGTCGGCGGCCTTCGGCTACCGGGAGACGAGACCGGCGACGCCCACCTCTTCACCCAGCGTCTCGCCGCACTCTGCGAAGGCCTCGGCGTGGTCTTCCGCTACGGCACGGCCATCACCGGGCTGCGCGGCGAGGGCGACCGGATCGTCGGCGTGGCGACGGCCGCGGGCGAAATCCTGACCGCCGATGCCTATGTCGCCTCCATGGGCAGCTACACGCCGGCGCTGCTGCGTCCCTTCGGCATCGACCTGCCGATCTATCCGGTGAAGGGCTATTCCCTCACCCTGCCGGTCACCGATGCCGAGGCGGCTCCGGTCTCCACGGTGATGGACGAGACCTACAAGGTCGCGATCACGCGGCTCGGCGACCGCATCCGGGTCGGCGGCACCGCCGAACTCGCCGGCTTCAGCGCGATCCTGCGCGGACCGCGTCGCGAGACCCTGGTGCGCTCGGTGAGCGACCTGTTCCCGGCGGGCGGCGACGTCGCCCAGGCCAAGTTCTGGACCGGCCTGCGGCCGATGACGCCGGACGGGACGCCGATCGTCGGCGCCACGCGCCTCTCCAACCTCTACACCAATACCGGCCACGGCACCCTGGGCTGGACCATGGCCTGCGGCTCCGGGCGGGTACTGGCCGATCTCATCTCCGACCGCACGCCCGATATCGCCACCCCGGACCTCGCGGTCAGCCGCTACGCCGGAGGCGTTTGA
- a CDS encoding MFS transporter: MSAGLVMTAAKRSRVRLLVVTMLFIATTINYADRATLSIAGPSLAKDLGLDAVSMGYVFSAFAWSYVLAQLPGGWLLDRYGAKWVYAGAIFLWSAFTLMQGAVGFFTGFTAVAVLFALRLCVGLAEAPVFPANARITAAWFPTAERGTASAFFNSSQYFATVLFTPLMGFVVHHYGWHHVFTLMGALGIAFALLWTQVMYGPKEHPSINKAELDYIGEGGALLDMDGRGAGASADAGKTIKQLLSNRMLLGIYIGQYCITTLTYFFLTWFPVYLVKERGLSILQAGFAAVLPALCGFVGGILGGWLSDMLLKRGWSLTASRKIPIVGGMLLSMSIIGCNYVQADALVIGLMALAFFGKGIGALGWAVVSDTSPRSTGGLNGGLFNTFGNTAGITTPIAIGYIVQQTGSFNGALVFVGLNALVAVFCYLVIVGEIKRVELR, from the coding sequence ATGAGCGCCGGTCTGGTCATGACCGCGGCGAAGCGGAGCCGCGTGCGGCTCCTCGTCGTCACGATGCTGTTTATCGCCACCACCATCAACTACGCCGATCGGGCGACGCTCTCAATTGCCGGCCCGTCGCTGGCCAAGGATCTCGGCCTCGACGCCGTCTCCATGGGCTACGTATTCTCGGCCTTCGCCTGGTCCTACGTCCTCGCCCAGCTTCCCGGCGGCTGGCTGCTCGACCGCTACGGCGCCAAATGGGTCTATGCCGGGGCGATCTTCCTGTGGTCCGCCTTCACGCTGATGCAGGGCGCCGTTGGCTTCTTCACCGGCTTCACGGCGGTGGCCGTGCTGTTCGCCCTGCGTCTCTGCGTGGGCTTGGCCGAGGCGCCGGTCTTCCCGGCCAATGCCCGCATCACCGCCGCTTGGTTTCCCACCGCCGAGCGCGGCACGGCCTCGGCCTTCTTCAACTCCTCGCAATATTTTGCCACCGTCCTGTTCACCCCGCTCATGGGCTTCGTCGTCCACCATTACGGCTGGCACCACGTCTTCACCCTGATGGGCGCGCTCGGCATCGCCTTCGCGCTGCTCTGGACGCAAGTGATGTACGGCCCGAAGGAGCATCCCTCCATCAACAAGGCCGAGCTCGATTACATCGGCGAGGGCGGCGCGCTGCTCGACATGGACGGCCGCGGCGCCGGCGCCTCGGCCGATGCGGGCAAGACCATCAAGCAACTGCTCTCAAACCGCATGCTGCTCGGCATCTATATCGGCCAGTACTGCATCACCACGCTGACCTACTTCTTCCTCACCTGGTTCCCGGTCTACCTCGTGAAGGAGCGCGGGCTCTCGATCCTGCAGGCGGGCTTCGCCGCCGTGCTTCCGGCCCTCTGCGGCTTCGTCGGCGGCATCCTGGGCGGCTGGCTCTCCGACATGCTGCTGAAGCGCGGCTGGTCTCTCACCGCGTCGCGAAAGATTCCGATCGTGGGCGGGATGCTGCTCTCCATGAGCATCATCGGCTGCAATTACGTCCAGGCGGATGCCCTCGTGATCGGCCTGATGGCGCTGGCCTTCTTCGGCAAGGGCATCGGTGCGCTCGGCTGGGCCGTGGTCTCCGACACCTCGCCGCGCTCCACCGGCGGGCTCAACGGCGGCCTGTTCAACACCTTCGGCAACACGGCCGGCATCACCACGCCCATCGCCATCGGCTACATCGTCCAGCAGACGGGATCGTTCAACGGCGCCCTCGTCTTCGTCGGGCTGAACGCGCTGGTGGCGGTGTTCTGCTATCTCGTCATCGTCGGCGAGATCAAACGGGTGGAGCTGCGCTGA
- the thiC gene encoding phosphomethylpyrimidine synthase ThiC codes for MNAPVLPKDLSGQDPAKGQPQAVTTGPIMGSRKVYASVAGRDDIRVPFREVTLSDPKEAPVRVYDPSGPYTETDARIDLNGGLPLLRDPWIAKRGYATITPRAVKPEDNGFVPEDKLVAPCPATRQIRKAGPGQLVTQYEFAKAGIITEEMIYVAHRENLARETMLEGAQTALADGNSFGASLPAFITPEFVREEVARGRAIIPANINHPEVEPMAIGRNFLVKINANIGNSAVTSSAAEEVEKLVWATRWGADTVMDLSTGRNIHNIRSWIVRNSPVPIGTVPIYQALEKVGGDPLKLDWEVFKDTLIEQAEQGIDYFTIHAGVRLAHVPLTARRVTGIVSRGGSIMARWCLAGHRESFLYERFDEICDIMRAYDVSFSLGDGLRPGSIADANDAAQFAELETLGELTKIAWDKGCQTMIEGPGHVPMHKIKVNMEKQLEECGEAPFYTLGPLTTDIAPGYDHITSGIGAAMIGWFGCAMLCYVTPKEHLGLPNRDDVKEGVITYKIAAHAADLAKGHPAAQLRDDALSRARFDFRWEDQFNLSLDPDTARAYHDETLPKDAHKVAHFCSMCGPKFCSMKITQDLRAEVLAMEAAGQVLGEATPMSQAEREAGMAAKSAEFQAEGGKLYVDAAE; via the coding sequence ATGAACGCACCCGTCCTTCCCAAAGATCTTTCCGGACAAGACCCCGCCAAAGGCCAGCCGCAGGCCGTGACCACCGGCCCGATCATGGGCTCGCGCAAGGTCTATGCGAGCGTTGCCGGCCGCGACGACATCCGGGTGCCGTTCCGCGAGGTCACGCTGAGCGATCCGAAGGAGGCCCCGGTGCGGGTCTACGATCCGTCCGGTCCCTACACCGAGACCGACGCCCGGATCGATCTCAACGGCGGCCTGCCGCTGCTGCGCGATCCGTGGATCGCCAAGCGCGGCTACGCCACGATCACGCCGCGCGCGGTCAAGCCCGAAGACAATGGCTTCGTCCCCGAGGACAAGCTCGTCGCCCCTTGTCCGGCGACGCGCCAGATCCGCAAGGCAGGCCCCGGCCAGCTGGTGACACAGTACGAATTCGCCAAGGCCGGGATCATCACCGAGGAGATGATCTACGTCGCCCACCGCGAGAACCTCGCTCGCGAGACGATGCTCGAGGGGGCGCAGACCGCCCTGGCCGACGGCAACAGCTTCGGCGCGTCCCTTCCGGCCTTCATCACGCCGGAATTCGTGCGTGAGGAAGTGGCGCGCGGCCGCGCCATCATCCCGGCCAACATCAACCACCCCGAAGTCGAGCCGATGGCGATCGGCCGCAACTTCCTCGTCAAGATCAACGCCAATATCGGCAATTCCGCCGTGACCTCGTCGGCCGCCGAAGAGGTCGAGAAGCTGGTCTGGGCGACCCGCTGGGGCGCCGACACGGTGATGGACCTGTCCACCGGCCGCAACATCCACAACATCCGCTCGTGGATCGTGCGCAACTCCCCCGTCCCGATCGGCACGGTGCCGATCTACCAGGCGCTGGAGAAGGTCGGCGGCGATCCGCTCAAGCTCGATTGGGAGGTCTTCAAGGACACGCTCATCGAGCAGGCCGAGCAGGGCATCGACTATTTCACCATCCATGCCGGCGTCCGCCTCGCGCATGTGCCGCTCACGGCGCGCCGGGTCACCGGCATCGTCAGCCGAGGCGGCTCGATCATGGCGCGCTGGTGCCTCGCCGGGCACCGGGAATCGTTCCTCTACGAGCGGTTCGACGAGATCTGCGACATCATGCGGGCCTACGACGTCTCGTTCTCGCTCGGTGACGGTCTGCGTCCCGGTTCCATCGCGGATGCCAACGACGCGGCCCAGTTCGCCGAGTTGGAGACGCTGGGCGAACTCACCAAGATCGCCTGGGACAAGGGCTGCCAGACCATGATCGAGGGCCCCGGCCACGTGCCGATGCACAAGATCAAGGTGAACATGGAAAAGCAGCTGGAGGAGTGCGGCGAGGCGCCGTTCTACACCCTCGGCCCGCTGACCACCGACATCGCCCCCGGCTACGACCACATCACGTCGGGCATCGGCGCCGCCATGATCGGCTGGTTCGGCTGCGCCATGCTCTGCTACGTCACCCCGAAGGAGCATCTCGGGCTGCCCAACCGCGACGACGTCAAGGAAGGCGTGATCACCTACAAGATCGCGGCCCATGCCGCCGATCTCGCCAAGGGCCACCCGGCGGCGCAGCTGCGCGACGACGCGCTCAGCCGCGCCCGCTTCGACTTCCGCTGGGAGGACCAGTTCAACCTCTCCCTCGATCCGGACACGGCGCGCGCCTACCACGACGAGACCCTGCCGAAGGACGCCCACAAGGTCGCCCATTTCTGCTCGATGTGCGGCCCGAAATTCTGCTCGATGAAGATCACGCAGGATCTGCGCGCCGAGGTTCTGGCGATGGAAGCGGCCGGACAGGTGCTGGGCGAGGCGACGCCGATGAGCCAGGCCGAGCGCGAGGCCGGCATGGCGGCGAAATCGGCCGAGTTCCAGGCCGAGGGCGGCAAGCTCTACGTCGACGCGGCGGAATAA
- a CDS encoding aspartate aminotransferase family protein: protein MDQAIIDRAGDRQLNVEPYWMPFTPNRHVKADPTPRIITSAKGAYYRTAEGRELFDSLSGLWCCPLGHAQPRIVEALRRQAETLDYCPAFQMSNPVTLRLAERIADMAPDGLDRVFFTNSGSEAVDTALKIALGYHRLRGEAGRFRMIGREKGYHGVGFGGMSVGGMVANRKMFATAMIQGVDHLRHTHDYAEMAFSKGQPAWGAHLADDLERMVALHDAGTIACVIVEPLQGSAGVIVPPLGYLQRLREICDRHGILLIFDEVITGFGRLGAAFGAERLGVIPDMITFAKGITNGIVPMGGVIVRKEIYDTFMTGPASAVELFHGYTYSGHPLAAAVAHASLDLMEEGDLFGRVRELEPILEAAVHSLRDEPGIKDIRNFGLTAAVDLEPTPGQPGARALRIFERGLREGILLRFTGDTIAMGPPFISTPAEITGMIEMLRGLIRAEA from the coding sequence ATGGATCAGGCCATCATCGATCGGGCGGGTGACCGGCAGCTCAATGTCGAGCCGTACTGGATGCCGTTCACGCCGAACCGTCACGTGAAAGCCGATCCGACGCCGCGCATCATCACCTCGGCCAAGGGCGCCTATTACCGGACGGCCGAGGGTCGCGAGCTGTTCGACAGCCTGTCCGGCCTGTGGTGCTGCCCGCTCGGCCATGCCCAGCCGCGGATCGTCGAAGCCCTGCGCCGGCAGGCCGAGACCCTGGATTACTGTCCCGCTTTCCAGATGAGCAATCCGGTGACGCTGCGGCTCGCCGAGCGCATCGCCGACATGGCGCCGGACGGCCTGGACCGGGTGTTCTTCACCAATTCCGGCTCCGAGGCCGTGGATACCGCCCTCAAGATCGCGCTGGGCTACCACCGCCTGCGCGGCGAGGCCGGCCGCTTCCGCATGATTGGCCGCGAGAAGGGCTATCACGGCGTCGGCTTCGGCGGCATGTCGGTGGGCGGTATGGTCGCCAACCGCAAGATGTTCGCCACCGCCATGATCCAGGGCGTCGACCATCTGCGCCATACCCACGATTACGCCGAGATGGCCTTCTCGAAGGGGCAGCCCGCCTGGGGCGCGCATCTCGCCGACGATCTCGAACGGATGGTGGCCCTGCACGATGCGGGCACCATCGCCTGCGTCATCGTCGAGCCGCTGCAGGGATCGGCCGGCGTCATCGTGCCTCCCCTCGGCTACCTGCAGCGCCTGCGCGAGATCTGCGACCGCCACGGCATCCTGCTGATCTTCGACGAGGTGATCACGGGCTTCGGCCGGCTCGGTGCGGCCTTCGGAGCCGAGCGCCTCGGCGTGATCCCCGACATGATCACCTTCGCCAAGGGCATCACCAACGGCATCGTGCCGATGGGCGGCGTCATCGTGCGCAAGGAGATCTACGACACGTTCATGACCGGCCCGGCCTCGGCGGTGGAGCTGTTCCACGGCTACACCTATTCGGGCCATCCCCTGGCGGCGGCGGTGGCGCATGCCTCCCTCGACCTGATGGAGGAGGGCGACCTGTTCGGCCGGGTGCGCGAGCTCGAGCCGATCCTGGAAGCGGCCGTCCATTCGCTGCGCGACGAGCCGGGTATCAAGGACATCCGGAATTTCGGCCTCACGGCGGCGGTCGATCTCGAACCGACGCCGGGGCAGCCCGGAGCGCGCGCCTTGCGAATCTTCGAGCGCGGCTTGCGCGAGGGCATCCTCCTGCGCTTCACCGGCGATACCATCGCGATGGGACCACCCTTCATCTCGACCCCCGCCGAGATCACCGGCATGATCGAGATGCTGCGCGGCCTCATCCGCGCCGAAGCCTGA
- the uraD gene encoding 2-oxo-4-hydroxy-4-carboxy-5-ureidoimidazoline decarboxylase — translation MPPLPGAILLAALAWTTLDSSPLVRPVVERSAETALDMASVNALSRQDFVRTFGGVFENSPWVAERVVDARPFASAAALHAAMMAAVRAASPAEILAFLNAHPELAGAEARAARMTAHSSAEQGGAGLDRMTEADFDRFDRLNAAYREKFGFPFIIAVRGRTKDSILAEFERRLGNPRDIERDAALAEISLITRMRLERILGPA, via the coding sequence ATGCCGCCGCTTCCCGGTGCGATCCTGTTGGCCGCCCTCGCATGGACGACCCTCGATTCCTCGCCTCTCGTTCGGCCGGTGGTCGAGCGGAGCGCGGAGACGGCCCTCGACATGGCGTCCGTGAACGCCCTGTCGCGGCAGGATTTCGTGCGCACCTTCGGCGGGGTGTTTGAGAATTCACCATGGGTCGCCGAACGCGTGGTCGATGCCAGACCGTTCGCCTCTGCGGCCGCACTGCATGCCGCGATGATGGCGGCGGTACGGGCTGCCTCTCCGGCGGAGATACTCGCATTCCTCAATGCCCATCCCGAACTCGCGGGCGCGGAGGCGCGAGCCGCCCGGATGACCGCACATTCCTCCGCCGAGCAGGGCGGCGCCGGTCTCGACCGGATGACGGAGGCGGATTTCGACCGGTTTGACCGGCTCAACGCCGCCTACCGCGAAAAATTCGGGTTTCCCTTCATCATCGCCGTGCGTGGGCGGACCAAGGATTCCATCCTCGCCGAGTTCGAGCGACGGCTCGGGAATCCACGCGACATCGAACGGGACGCCGCGCTGGCCGAGATCTCCCTCATCACCCGGATGCGACTGGAACGGATCCTCGGCCCCGCCTAG
- a CDS encoding BA14K family protein produces the protein MNRLVLASAALIGAVAFLPATADARPGKGGGGGAGVFHGPTMGGGGGGGRGFGGGGFSGGKMGGGGAGVFRGPVVGGGGFAGNRGFGGGRGGVVTGPTVVGGGYGRGGGGFNRGYGYNRGYGRGYGYGGLGLGLGLGLAGAGVGYGYGSGYYGNGYYGGGGYGGGYAPAYYGGAVEVQQDVGGSDQDVAYCIQRFRSYDQRSGTYLGNDGLRHRCPQ, from the coding sequence ATGAACAGGCTCGTTCTTGCATCCGCGGCGCTCATCGGCGCCGTCGCGTTCCTACCGGCGACGGCCGATGCGCGTCCCGGCAAGGGCGGCGGCGGCGGAGCCGGCGTCTTCCATGGCCCGACGATGGGTGGCGGCGGCGGCGGCGGACGCGGCTTCGGCGGCGGAGGGTTCAGCGGTGGCAAGATGGGCGGTGGCGGTGCCGGCGTCTTCCGCGGACCGGTCGTAGGCGGCGGCGGGTTCGCCGGTAATCGCGGCTTCGGTGGCGGTCGAGGCGGTGTCGTCACCGGCCCGACTGTGGTCGGAGGCGGCTACGGTCGCGGCGGCGGCGGCTTCAATCGGGGTTATGGCTACAATCGCGGATATGGCCGGGGCTACGGTTACGGCGGCCTCGGGCTTGGGCTGGGCCTTGGCCTCGCGGGTGCCGGTGTCGGCTACGGTTACGGCAGCGGTTATTACGGCAACGGCTATTACGGTGGCGGCGGCTACGGCGGCGGCTACGCTCCGGCCTATTACGGTGGTGCCGTGGAGGTTCAGCAGGATGTCGGCGGGTCCGATCAGGATGTCGCCTACTGCATCCAGCGCTTCCGTTCCTACGATCAGCGCTCGGGGACCTATCTCGGCAATGACGGCCTGCGTCATCGCTGCCCGCAATAG
- the uraH gene encoding hydroxyisourate hydrolase yields MAALGLGAVLVLPVSKSVADEGGRLSTHVLDTLSGKPAGGMKIDFYVSENGAFRLVMQMTTNADGRTDKPVLVGDALKAGSYQFVFHVGEYFKAKGVPQADPPFLDMVPVQFSIADAKAHYHVPLLTTPWSYSTYRGS; encoded by the coding sequence ATGGCGGCGCTGGGCCTCGGCGCCGTACTGGTGCTTCCGGTGTCCAAGTCCGTCGCCGACGAGGGCGGGCGGCTCTCGACCCACGTCCTCGATACGCTGAGCGGCAAACCGGCCGGCGGCATGAAGATCGATTTCTACGTCTCCGAGAACGGTGCCTTCCGCCTCGTGATGCAGATGACGACGAATGCGGATGGCCGGACCGACAAGCCCGTCCTCGTCGGTGACGCCCTGAAGGCCGGAAGCTATCAGTTCGTCTTCCACGTGGGCGAGTACTTCAAGGCGAAGGGCGTGCCCCAGGCCGATCCACCCTTCCTCGACATGGTGCCGGTCCAGTTCTCCATCGCCGATGCCAAGGCCCATTACCATGTGCCGTTGCTGACGACCCCCTGGAGCTACTCGACCTATCGCGGCAGCTGA
- a CDS encoding DUF2721 domain-containing protein: MVAPGSLLAPDDIAHVIQVALAPAFLLTALATLLNVFSTRLGRVADRVDDAAASLQKADADEAAHLSRQLSYLRRRSFMLDVAVVLASIGSIMTGIAVLTLFVGALRDAATASVLFGCFGVALVCTVAAIVAFLVEILMAGRRVRDEVDRRTIEASDREAGEADAPYRESRSSRF; the protein is encoded by the coding sequence ATGGTCGCTCCCGGTTCTCTCCTCGCTCCCGACGACATCGCCCACGTCATCCAGGTCGCACTCGCGCCCGCCTTCCTGCTGACGGCGCTGGCGACGCTGCTCAACGTGTTCTCCACGCGGCTCGGGCGCGTGGCCGACAGGGTCGATGACGCCGCCGCCAGCCTGCAGAAGGCGGATGCGGACGAGGCCGCTCACCTGTCGCGTCAATTGTCCTATCTGCGCCGTCGCTCCTTCATGCTCGATGTCGCGGTCGTCCTCGCCTCGATCGGCAGCATCATGACCGGAATCGCGGTGCTGACGCTGTTCGTGGGGGCGTTGCGCGATGCCGCCACGGCTTCCGTCCTGTTCGGCTGCTTCGGCGTGGCCTTGGTCTGTACGGTGGCCGCCATCGTCGCCTTCCTCGTCGAGATCCTGATGGCGGGCCGCCGTGTCAGGGACGAGGTCGACCGCCGCACGATCGAGGCCTCGGACAGGGAAGCGGGCGAGGCGGATGCGCCGTATCGGGAGTCCCGGTCGAGCCGGTTCTGA